CTAGACAGACAGGACATTAATATGTTCTGTTTTCTAATCCAGTTGCTTTGAGTCTATATATTCCAACTAGCAGACTCGATTTGCTGGCTATGAACTTAATGTGTGAAAGTAGAATCATTTTTATGCCACACATTATCAACATAATACcgatttttatatatgtatatatgtaaacgaTTAGGAACAAGCAATTTTCATGTTAAAATGGATGAGTAAAAGAAAATAGTACTTGTTGTATgaagtcacttcctgtctcaccaTGGGGCGAATGCTGTGGGGCACAACAGTGTACCCCTAGTCCGTATCTTGTGTGTTCATTCCCCCATTCAGCCAATGCTCATTCGGTGCTCCACTGTGTCAGGCACAGTTCTAGGTCCAGTGAAGGCTCCATGTTTCTCTAGTCACGGAGGAGTGAGACAAGCCAGTGTCTCACCTCATGGGTCTTTGCATTTACGTTTCAAAACTGCCTCCACCTTTGCCTCTGTCAGGAGTCTTCTTTTGATGGCAAGATACGGTGGGAATTGGGAAAGTGAGCAAGATATATgttacttgaatttttttttttttattcattcatctatttttgTGTCAGTTAAAGGAAACATTAGCAAAAGTTCCACCTAATCATGTGGGAAAGCCGTTGTTGAAGAAGTCGATGGGACCAGCCCACTGGGTGAGTTGCCATCCTGAGTCAACTTCCTAAGGAACTGTCGGGCCTCACACTTGGGGCGGTtgccttgcctcagcctcccaagtactgtgatgGCACCTGACTTAATGATACTCTGATTTGCGGTTGGCCATATGGACAGCCTTAAAATCATTTCGGGGAACCTCCACTgtggaaaaaaattttatttgtgtatgattCAAAGCCCTTACCtcataatttgtaaatatttcatgCACTTAGTAAATAAATGGAAGTTTGGTATGAACGAAGCATTTTTCTAATTGCCAGATGGAGCCCAACCAAACCTGACTGAGCTGAACCAGCTTCACCCAGTGAATTATGGGACAGCTTAATGAAAGTTTTGGGCTTTCCATCTCTTATTGTTTTGAGACTAACTTTCCTGCCCTGTCACTTCATCAACTGTTCTACATTGGCCAGTGGGAAGGACTGCGtgtgcccagtgctggggagtcAGTCGCCCGGGAAAGCAGCAAGCTGCTTAGGAACAGGGCATGGAGATCAAGCTCGTGGGTCAGTTCTAACTGGTTCCTTCCACTTCGCTTCAGGAGAAGATAGAAGCCATTAACCAAGCCATAGGCAATGAGTATGAAGTCCGCAGGAAGCTGCTAATCAAACGCTTGGATGTCACCGTACAGTCCTTTGGCTGGTCCGACAGAGCCAAGGTATGCGAGGTCACTGTCTGGGGGCGCGTCCTAACCCCGAGAGAGGGAGGTGTCCACGGGAGCCTCAGCGCTGCCAACAACTCTAATTCTTACGTGCGGAACCAGCGCCGAGTTTAAAGCCTTCCCAGTGCCTTTCGGAACCCAGCCAAGTCCTGACCTTGAACGTCTGTAGATGTAGTGTTCCCCACCCATGCTGTTCTCAGCATTAACGCTGTCTTTGAACGCTTTTGTTCCCACAGAGCCAGACAGAGAAATTAGCCAAGGTTTACCAGCCAAAGCGGTCAGTCTTGTCTCCTAAAGGTGACATTTCCGTTGCTCACCTTTTGGCCGCCAGACAAGACTTGTCAAAGATTTTAAGGACAAGCAGCGGGTCCATAAGAGAAAAGACTGCCTGTGCCATCAATAAGGTGAGCAGAACACTTCGGATTTTCtttcacatctgtctgtctgtcatgagCTGTCTACAATGCCCTTCTTACTCCCTAGGTCCTGATGGGCAGGGTGCCTGACAGAGGTGGCCGACCCAATGAGATTGAGCCTCCGCCCCCAGAGATGCCGCCGTGGCAGAAGAGACAAGATGGCCCGCAGCAGCAAGCCGGAGGccgaggaggagggagaggtggtTATGAACATTCCTCATACGGAGGACGAGGAGGTCATGAACAAGGAGGGCGAGGTGGACGCGGTGGCTATGACCATGGCGGccgagggggaggaagaggaagtaaacACCAAGGAGGCTGGACAGATGGAGGGAGTGGAGGTGGAGGTAGCTACCAGGATGGTGGTTATCGAGATGCAGCTTTCCAGCCCGGTGGCTACCATGGTGGCCACAGCGGTGGCTATCAAGGTGGTGGCTATGGTGGTTTCCAGGCATCTTCCTATACAGGAAGTGGGTACCAGGGCGGCGGATACCAGCAAGACAACAGATACCAAGATGCTGGGCACCATGGGGATCGAGGCAGTGGTCGTGGGGGAAGAGGTGGTAGAGGAGGCCGAGGTGGGCGTGgaggccagggaggaggctggggaggaagaggaagccagacTTATCACCAAGGGGGCCAGTTTGAACAGCACTTCCAACATGGAGGCTATCAGTATAGTCATTCTGGATTTGGACAAGGAAGACATTACACCAGTTGAGGCTACCGAGACTTCTGTTTTGCTGGAGCTCAAGTAATAGGAACTTAGTTTCAGAATTCTGAATCTGACATCTCTTTTGAATGAATGTGAGACCACGGGTGGCAGGCATACTCCTGCTTGGGACCACCATTTGTCGGTCTTCATTCaattctctctttttattattaaacagTTTTACATAAC
The nucleotide sequence above comes from Onychomys torridus chromosome 21, mOncTor1.1, whole genome shotgun sequence. Encoded proteins:
- the Fam98a gene encoding protein FAM98A encodes the protein MRSAATEAPAVDLEVPGEGRMRECTRCRREGSLTTRKFEYHSSMECDLMETDILESLEDLGYKGPLLDDGALSQAVSAGAASPEFTKLCAWLVSELRVLCKLEENVQATNSPSEAEEFQLEVSGLLGEMSCPYPSLTSGDVTKRLLVQKNCLLLLTYLISELEAARMLCVNAPPKKAQEGGGSEVFRELKGICIALGMSKPPANITMFQFFSGIEKKLKETLAKVPPNHVGKPLLKKSMGPAHWEKIEAINQAIGNEYEVRRKLLIKRLDVTVQSFGWSDRAKSQTEKLAKVYQPKRSVLSPKGDISVAHLLAARQDLSKILRTSSGSIREKTACAINKVLMGRVPDRGGRPNEIEPPPPEMPPWQKRQDGPQQQAGGRGGGRGGYEHSSYGGRGGHEQGGRGGRGGYDHGGRGGGRGSKHQGGWTDGGSGGGGSYQDGGYRDAAFQPGGYHGGHSGGYQGGGYGGFQASSYTGSGYQGGGYQQDNRYQDAGHHGDRGSGRGGRGGRGGRGGRGGQGGGWGGRGSQTYHQGGQFEQHFQHGGYQYSHSGFGQGRHYTS